A region of Acidobacteriota bacterium DNA encodes the following proteins:
- a CDS encoding SpoIIE family protein phosphatase — MANARLEVNDGLGQRIVPITKTQLTIGRRTESDLRLVGSDVSREHAEIVEVNGEWLLRDKGSRYGTYVNGEAVSEHKLTHGDKVQFGRASGADVVFLTGDAPAHTDRSHASAVNDLRQLAALLEGLRALGSGRVLDEVLALVLDAAIDVAGAERGFIMLSSNNAPLELKLARAKGRITLPNTGFNTSRKIPEEVFATGELKIVADLLDGDLANVHMGTVALGIRHVACIPLRMVRYLDRADMASETKNIGVLYLDSREKGSLLAPHTRTALDTLATEAGVAIENARLYRQTLDKARLEHELKIAAEIQRALLPEGTHNGTFFQSAGTSLQARSIGGDFFDLIDTPDGMFGFLCGDVAGKGPAAALLTSKIMGIFSAFASIGDDPAQTVDHINKVLTRRQIDARYATLMYGQLAPTGKLVFCNAGHNPPLIYGVDGLRRIESGGMPVGLFEMAPYSADTLDLKPGDTMVLYSDGVTEAQNVAGDDFGEERMAAVLEQYHKEPATVVLEKLIAAVSEFARGAEQYDDVTALVIRYIGPS, encoded by the coding sequence ATGGCAAATGCGCGGCTCGAAGTAAACGACGGCCTCGGCCAGCGAATCGTCCCGATCACCAAGACGCAGCTCACGATCGGTCGCCGGACCGAGAGCGACCTGCGCCTGGTCGGCAGCGACGTCTCCCGCGAACACGCCGAGATCGTGGAAGTCAACGGCGAGTGGCTGCTGCGCGACAAGGGGTCGCGCTACGGCACCTACGTCAACGGCGAAGCGGTCTCCGAGCACAAGCTCACCCACGGCGACAAGGTGCAGTTCGGCCGCGCCAGCGGCGCCGACGTCGTGTTCTTGACCGGCGACGCGCCGGCCCACACCGACCGCTCGCACGCCAGCGCCGTCAACGACCTGCGCCAGCTCGCCGCGCTGCTCGAAGGCCTGCGCGCGCTCGGCTCGGGCCGCGTCCTCGATGAAGTGCTGGCGCTCGTACTCGATGCCGCGATCGACGTGGCCGGCGCCGAACGCGGCTTCATCATGCTGTCGTCGAACAACGCGCCGCTCGAACTGAAGCTGGCCCGCGCCAAGGGACGCATCACGCTGCCGAACACCGGCTTCAACACCAGCCGGAAGATCCCCGAAGAGGTGTTCGCCACCGGCGAACTCAAGATCGTGGCCGACCTGCTCGACGGCGACCTGGCCAACGTGCACATGGGCACGGTCGCACTGGGCATTCGTCACGTCGCGTGCATCCCGCTGCGCATGGTGCGGTACCTGGATCGCGCCGACATGGCCAGCGAGACCAAGAACATCGGCGTGCTCTATCTCGACAGCCGCGAGAAGGGCAGCCTGCTGGCGCCGCACACGCGCACCGCGCTCGATACGCTGGCGACCGAGGCCGGTGTCGCGATTGAGAACGCGCGCCTGTACCGGCAGACGCTCGACAAGGCCCGCCTCGAGCACGAGCTGAAGATCGCCGCCGAAATCCAGCGCGCGTTGCTGCCCGAAGGCACGCATAACGGGACGTTCTTCCAGTCGGCCGGCACCTCGCTGCAGGCCCGGTCGATTGGCGGCGACTTCTTCGACCTGATCGATACCCCGGACGGCATGTTTGGCTTCCTGTGCGGCGACGTCGCCGGCAAGGGGCCGGCGGCGGCCCTGCTGACGTCGAAGATCATGGGCATCTTCTCGGCGTTCGCGTCGATTGGCGACGATCCGGCGCAGACCGTGGATCACATCAACAAGGTGCTGACCCGCCGCCAGATCGACGCGCGCTACGCGACGCTGATGTACGGCCAGTTGGCGCCCACCGGCAAGCTGGTGTTCTGCAACGCCGGCCACAACCCGCCGTTGATCTACGGCGTCGACGGCCTGCGGCGCATCGAGAGCGGCGGCATGCCCGTGGGGTTGTTCGAGATGGCGCCCTATTCAGCCGATACTCTCGACCTGAAGCCCGGCGACACCATGGTGTTGTATAGCGACGGCGTGACCGAAGCGCAGAACGTGGCGGGCGATGACTTCGGTGAAGAACGCATGGCTGCGGTGCTCGAGCAGTACCACAAGGAACCGGCCACCGTCGTGCTCGAGAAGCTGATCGCGGCCGTCAGCGAGTTCGCGCGCGGCGCCGAGCAGTATGACGACGTCACCGCCCTGGTCATTCGCTACATTGGCCCATCATGA
- a CDS encoding BatA domain-containing protein: protein MSFLSPLFLVGALAAAVPILLHLFHRKTEVVIDFPSVKLLTRAPVQQHRRRQLRELILLALRVAALVLLAVSFARPYLAGATAPLSAPVTVIALDTSMSLSAPGQFARAQQAAVQAVASAPASHAVAVIAFADAATVAAPPTTDRDAARAAISGATVGAGGTRYRTALAAASEVIGARDGRVVIVTDLQQAGWEANDDGGIPDGIEVEVVPVARPAGNLAVTSAARRDRVVVATVQNYGPDEAKTSVTLMVDGQPVAGAVATMAPQAAADVELRGGFGEAAEAQVVIDDAAGYQADNVRLVALSPPPAVAIAALVADPTGATGGIYIERALSVADEGREFAVTVADGRVLSKWTAAEMTRHAALVILGTRTLDRTGRELVKAYLAGGGPVLLTLGPDVDPGTLGDVVGVDLGLSPAPVRQPGATLVASDSRHPIFRPFVIPSGALGDVQIDQHRRLKNQEGRTVLARLSGGDAALTEQVVGQGRLLVFTSDLDNQWNRFPLHPSFVPFAIETARYLTAGRQPVTDVVTGAGESNPAATSVDEFINGITRTARVERTEAMTVAHEVEDQQRWWQVGLLVMLAALAGEALVGRRAA, encoded by the coding sequence GTGTCTTTTCTCTCCCCGTTGTTCCTGGTTGGCGCGCTGGCGGCGGCGGTGCCGATCCTGCTGCACCTGTTCCATCGCAAGACCGAGGTGGTGATCGACTTTCCGTCGGTCAAGCTGCTGACGCGCGCACCGGTGCAGCAGCATCGGCGCCGGCAACTGCGCGAGTTGATCCTGCTGGCCCTGCGGGTCGCGGCGCTCGTGCTGCTGGCGGTGTCGTTCGCGCGGCCGTATCTCGCCGGCGCGACCGCGCCGCTATCGGCGCCGGTGACGGTGATCGCGCTCGATACGTCGATGAGCCTGTCGGCGCCGGGCCAGTTCGCGCGGGCGCAGCAGGCGGCGGTGCAGGCGGTGGCCTCGGCGCCGGCCTCGCACGCCGTCGCGGTGATTGCATTTGCCGACGCCGCGACGGTGGCCGCGCCGCCCACGACCGACCGCGACGCCGCACGGGCGGCCATCAGCGGCGCGACCGTGGGCGCTGGCGGCACCCGGTACCGCACCGCCCTCGCGGCCGCCAGCGAGGTGATTGGCGCGCGCGACGGCCGCGTGGTGATCGTGACCGACCTGCAGCAGGCGGGATGGGAAGCGAACGACGACGGTGGCATTCCGGACGGCATCGAGGTGGAGGTCGTTCCGGTGGCGCGACCTGCCGGCAACCTCGCCGTGACGTCCGCTGCGCGTCGCGACCGCGTGGTGGTCGCCACCGTCCAGAATTACGGTCCGGACGAGGCGAAGACGTCCGTCACGCTGATGGTCGATGGGCAACCCGTCGCCGGCGCGGTTGCGACCATGGCGCCGCAGGCCGCGGCCGATGTCGAACTGCGTGGCGGCTTCGGTGAGGCCGCCGAGGCGCAGGTCGTGATCGACGACGCCGCCGGCTACCAGGCCGACAACGTTCGACTCGTGGCGCTCAGTCCGCCGCCTGCCGTGGCCATTGCCGCGCTGGTCGCCGACCCGACCGGCGCGACTGGCGGCATCTATATCGAGCGCGCCTTGTCGGTGGCGGACGAGGGACGTGAGTTTGCCGTGACCGTGGCCGACGGCCGTGTCCTCTCGAAATGGACGGCTGCCGAGATGACCCGGCACGCGGCGCTGGTCATCCTCGGTACGCGCACGCTCGACCGAACCGGCCGGGAGTTGGTGAAGGCCTACCTGGCCGGTGGCGGACCGGTGCTGCTGACCCTGGGGCCCGACGTTGACCCGGGGACGCTGGGCGACGTCGTTGGCGTCGACCTTGGCCTGTCGCCGGCGCCGGTCCGCCAGCCCGGCGCCACCTTGGTGGCCAGCGACAGCCGTCATCCCATCTTTCGGCCATTCGTCATTCCGTCGGGGGCGCTTGGCGACGTCCAGATTGACCAGCACCGGCGTCTAAAGAACCAGGAGGGCCGGACCGTGCTCGCGCGGCTGTCTGGAGGCGACGCTGCGCTCACGGAACAGGTGGTCGGGCAGGGGCGGCTGTTGGTGTTCACATCGGATCTCGACAACCAATGGAATCGTTTCCCGCTGCATCCGTCGTTCGTGCCGTTTGCCATCGAAACTGCGCGTTACCTGACCGCGGGACGGCAGCCGGTCACTGATGTGGTCACTGGCGCCGGTGAATCGAACCCGGCGGCGACCAGCGTGGATGAGTTCATCAACGGCATCACGAGGACGGCTCGCGTCGAGCGGACCGAGGCGATGACCGTAGCGCACGAGGTGGAAGATCAGCAGCGGTGGTGGCAGGTTGGATTGCTGGTGATGCTGGCCGCGCTGGCCGGTGAAGCGCTGGTTGGGCGACGGGCAGCGTGA
- a CDS encoding citrate synthase gives MPETLSITDNRTGKTYDIPITEGAVRATDLKKITTGGEDPGLCTYDPAFMNTAACKSKITFIDGDKGILMYRGYPIEQLAESSTYLETAYLILYGELPNKSQLEAWNHQITMHTMVHENIKKFMEGFTYDAHPMGVFISTVGAMSTFYPDGKLIFDAQSRQKQILRLIAKTPTVAAYAYRHSTGRPYVYPDNDLSFTGNFLNMLFKMTEVKYTPNKALERALDVLFILHADHEQNCSTSAMRAIGSSNVDPFSALAGAAAALYGPLHGGANEAVLRMLKEIGSVEHIPAFIKKVKAGDGRLMGFGHRVYKSYDPRAKIIKKTAYEVFEVTGKNPLLDIALELERIALEDEYFVSRKLYPNVDFYSGLIYQAMGFPVEMFAVLFAIARTVGWVAQWEEMLLDPETKIARPKQIYEGASTRDYVPMSKR, from the coding sequence ATGCCTGAAACGCTGTCCATTACCGACAACCGGACCGGGAAGACCTACGACATCCCGATCACGGAAGGCGCTGTCCGCGCCACTGACCTGAAGAAAATCACAACCGGCGGCGAGGATCCGGGGTTGTGTACCTACGACCCGGCGTTCATGAACACCGCGGCGTGCAAGAGCAAAATCACCTTCATCGACGGCGACAAGGGCATCCTGATGTACCGGGGATACCCCATCGAACAGCTCGCCGAGAGCAGCACCTATCTCGAGACGGCGTACCTGATTCTCTACGGCGAACTGCCGAACAAGAGCCAGCTCGAGGCGTGGAACCACCAGATCACGATGCACACGATGGTGCACGAGAACATCAAGAAGTTCATGGAGGGCTTTACCTACGATGCCCACCCCATGGGCGTGTTCATCAGCACCGTCGGCGCCATGTCGACGTTCTACCCGGATGGCAAGCTGATCTTCGACGCGCAATCGCGGCAGAAGCAGATCCTCCGCCTGATCGCCAAGACGCCGACCGTGGCCGCCTACGCCTATCGCCACAGCACCGGCCGGCCGTACGTCTACCCCGACAACGACCTCAGCTTCACCGGCAACTTCCTGAACATGCTGTTCAAGATGACCGAGGTGAAGTACACGCCGAACAAGGCGCTCGAGCGCGCGCTCGACGTGCTGTTCATCCTGCACGCCGACCACGAGCAGAACTGCTCGACCAGCGCCATGCGGGCGATCGGCAGTTCGAACGTGGACCCGTTCTCGGCCCTGGCCGGGGCGGCCGCGGCACTGTATGGCCCGCTGCACGGCGGCGCCAACGAAGCCGTGCTGCGCATGCTCAAGGAGATCGGCTCGGTCGAGCACATCCCCGCCTTCATCAAGAAGGTCAAGGCCGGCGACGGCCGGCTGATGGGCTTCGGCCACCGCGTCTACAAGTCGTACGACCCGCGGGCCAAGATCATCAAGAAGACCGCCTACGAGGTGTTCGAGGTCACGGGCAAGAACCCGTTGCTCGACATCGCGCTCGAACTGGAGCGGATCGCGCTCGAGGACGAGTACTTCGTCAGCCGCAAGCTCTACCCGAACGTCGACTTCTACTCCGGGCTGATCTACCAGGCCATGGGGTTCCCCGTCGAGATGTTCGCGGTGCTGTTTGCGATTGCCCGCACGGTGGGCTGGGTCGCGCAGTGGGAAGAGATGCTGCTCGACCCGGAAACCAAGATCGCGCGCCCCAAGCAGATCTACGAGGGCGCCTCGACGCGGGACTACGTCCCCATGTCGAAGCGATGA
- a CDS encoding LeuA family protein, which translates to MLDKLIYDWNKIGAPAAPKRVMLDDETLRDGLQSPSVKTPTIAQKIKILHLIDQLGIDTADIGLPGAGPHVAADVERLAREIVDARLKVRANCAARTTITDIRPIAEITQRTGLPIEVGAFIGSSPIRQYTEGWTLDWLLKSTEEAITFAVGEGLEVMYVTEDTTRADPETLRQLYVCAIRAGAKRICLADTVGHATPWGATAVVKFAAQVIKDEGADVGIDWHGHRDRDLAIINSIAALEAGASRVHAAALGIGERVGNTPMDLLLVNFVLMGFLERDLTPLMPYCEAVSEACGVPIPDNYPVIGRDAFRTATGVHAAAVVKAWRMGDRELMDAVYSAIPASLVGRQQEIEVGPMSGKSNVLFWLEQHGIPTSDPVVDRVFAKAKGSTTVLTEAEILAEVYR; encoded by the coding sequence ATGCTCGATAAACTGATTTACGACTGGAACAAAATCGGCGCCCCGGCGGCCCCCAAGCGGGTGATGCTGGACGACGAGACGTTGCGCGACGGCTTGCAGTCGCCGTCGGTGAAGACGCCGACCATTGCCCAGAAGATCAAGATCCTCCACCTGATCGACCAGCTCGGCATCGACACGGCTGACATCGGCCTGCCCGGCGCCGGTCCCCACGTGGCCGCCGACGTCGAGCGCCTGGCGCGCGAGATCGTCGACGCGCGACTGAAGGTCCGCGCGAACTGCGCGGCGCGAACCACGATCACCGACATCCGCCCGATTGCCGAGATCACCCAGCGGACCGGCCTGCCGATCGAGGTCGGCGCCTTCATCGGCTCGTCGCCGATCCGGCAATATACCGAGGGCTGGACGCTTGACTGGCTGCTGAAAAGCACCGAAGAGGCGATCACGTTTGCGGTCGGCGAGGGCCTCGAGGTCATGTACGTGACCGAGGACACGACCCGCGCCGATCCCGAGACGTTGCGCCAGTTGTACGTGTGCGCCATCCGCGCCGGCGCCAAGCGCATTTGCCTGGCCGACACCGTCGGTCACGCCACGCCGTGGGGCGCCACCGCGGTGGTCAAGTTTGCCGCGCAGGTGATCAAGGACGAGGGCGCCGACGTCGGTATCGACTGGCACGGCCACCGCGACCGCGACCTGGCGATCATCAACAGCATTGCCGCGCTCGAGGCCGGCGCCTCGCGCGTGCATGCCGCGGCGCTCGGCATCGGCGAACGCGTCGGCAACACCCCCATGGATTTGCTGCTCGTCAACTTCGTGCTGATGGGCTTCCTCGAACGCGACCTCACGCCGCTGATGCCGTACTGCGAGGCCGTGTCCGAGGCGTGCGGCGTGCCGATTCCCGACAACTACCCGGTGATTGGCCGCGACGCCTTCCGCACCGCCACGGGCGTGCACGCCGCGGCCGTGGTCAAGGCGTGGCGCATGGGCGATCGCGAGCTGATGGACGCGGTCTACTCGGCAATTCCGGCCAGCCTGGTCGGCCGCCAGCAGGAGATCGAGGTCGGGCCGATGTCGGGCAAGTCGAACGTGCTGTTCTGGCTCGAGCAGCACGGCATTCCGACCAGCGACCCGGTGGTCGATCGCGTATTCGCCAAGGCGAAGGGATCGACGACCGTCCTTACCGAAGCCGAGATTCTCGCGGAAGTCTACCGGTAG
- a CDS encoding glutamine amidotransferase, which yields MRFAVVLPWWGYVLVFGSALVLAWLAYARVPVALSRGMRGLLTGLRAVTMVLLIAILLRPVVMIPPAAANNSLLPVLVDVSRSMRLADGDGPSRLDRAREIVRDLQARLSGEYSIELLTFGEALAPGDVATMTATARRSDLSGALADLAERHRRGRVAGVVVLSDGGDTSPQEHPAPRVGEAPVVAVGMGRADGGRDREVLNLTAGEPLLAGASVDLSVSAISTGFGTEPVELRVSANGRPIEVRRVTPQAEGAPVHEVFTVSPAPGVATVYSVEIPVAGGELAAENNARSVLVPAQSGRRKILMVEGAPGYEHTFLKRALAQDPGLDIDAVVRKGQNDDGRDTFYVQAAPDRVAALTSGYPSTRAELFVYDAIIFGNIAADFFTRDQLSLTAAFVAERGGGLLVLGGRSFERQGLSGTPLEEVLPIDLTDRRATVALASNAFAPMAANAPALTPDGALHPATRLAPSMDESRQRWAQLPALASVAAVGGPRPGAQVLVVAPSGGGAPQPLIAAQRYGQGRSLVFAGEASWRWRMMRPATDLSYETIWRQLARWITAGAAAPVAIAPLTPTVPGVTELISMTVRDAAFSPVANAEVSLALTAPNGESRILAPALSSPQQGRYGVAARFDQPGVYRLDATADRAGIRLGAASRQVLVGGTDLEMAQPRLNEAVLQRLAAETAGHYLPAERAGELAELLRESRVAAGTPEQRDLWHNGWSFLVLVTLLGAEWLLRRRAGMS from the coding sequence ATGAGGTTCGCCGTCGTCCTCCCGTGGTGGGGTTATGTGCTCGTGTTCGGCAGCGCGCTGGTGCTGGCGTGGCTGGCCTATGCGCGGGTGCCGGTGGCGCTGTCGCGGGGCATGCGCGGGCTGCTCACCGGGTTGCGCGCCGTCACCATGGTGCTGCTGATTGCCATCCTGCTGCGCCCGGTGGTGATGATCCCGCCCGCAGCGGCCAACAACAGCCTGTTGCCCGTGCTCGTGGACGTGTCGAGGAGCATGCGGCTGGCCGATGGCGACGGCCCGTCGCGGCTCGACCGCGCCCGCGAAATCGTTCGCGACCTGCAAGCCCGGCTCTCGGGTGAGTACTCGATCGAGTTGCTGACCTTCGGCGAAGCGCTCGCGCCCGGCGACGTCGCGACCATGACCGCCACGGCCCGGCGCAGCGACCTGAGCGGGGCCCTGGCCGACCTGGCCGAGCGGCACCGCCGCGGCCGGGTCGCCGGCGTCGTGGTGCTATCGGACGGCGGTGACACGTCGCCGCAGGAACACCCGGCGCCACGAGTGGGCGAGGCGCCGGTGGTGGCGGTCGGCATGGGCCGCGCCGACGGCGGCCGCGATCGCGAGGTGTTGAACCTGACCGCGGGCGAGCCACTCCTCGCCGGCGCCTCGGTGGACCTCAGCGTCTCGGCGATCAGCACCGGATTTGGAACCGAACCGGTCGAGCTGCGCGTCAGCGCGAATGGCCGGCCCATCGAGGTGCGCCGTGTCACCCCTCAGGCCGAGGGTGCGCCCGTTCACGAGGTGTTCACGGTGTCGCCGGCGCCCGGCGTCGCCACGGTGTACTCCGTCGAGATCCCGGTGGCTGGCGGCGAGCTTGCCGCCGAGAACAACGCGCGCAGCGTGCTGGTGCCGGCGCAATCGGGCCGCCGCAAGATCCTGATGGTCGAAGGCGCGCCTGGCTACGAACACACCTTCCTCAAGCGGGCCCTGGCCCAGGATCCGGGCCTCGACATCGATGCGGTCGTGCGCAAGGGCCAGAACGACGATGGGCGCGACACGTTCTATGTGCAGGCCGCGCCGGATCGCGTGGCGGCGCTCACGAGCGGCTATCCGTCCACGCGGGCCGAGCTGTTCGTGTATGACGCGATCATCTTTGGCAACATCGCGGCGGATTTCTTTACGCGCGACCAGCTGTCGCTGACCGCAGCCTTCGTGGCCGAGCGCGGCGGCGGGCTGCTGGTGCTCGGCGGGCGGTCGTTCGAACGCCAGGGCCTGTCGGGCACGCCGCTCGAAGAAGTGCTGCCGATCGACCTCACCGATCGCCGCGCGACGGTTGCGCTCGCCTCGAACGCGTTCGCGCCGATGGCGGCCAACGCGCCGGCGCTGACGCCCGACGGCGCGCTGCACCCGGCGACCCGCCTGGCTCCGTCGATGGATGAGAGCCGCCAGCGGTGGGCCCAGCTGCCCGCGCTCGCGTCGGTGGCGGCGGTGGGCGGCCCCCGGCCGGGCGCGCAGGTGCTGGTCGTGGCGCCCAGTGGCGGCGGCGCCCCACAGCCGCTGATTGCGGCGCAGCGGTACGGCCAGGGCCGATCGCTGGTGTTTGCCGGCGAGGCCTCGTGGCGCTGGCGCATGATGCGGCCGGCGACGGACCTGAGCTACGAAACGATCTGGCGGCAACTGGCGCGCTGGATCACCGCCGGCGCGGCGGCACCGGTTGCCATTGCCCCGCTGACGCCGACCGTGCCGGGCGTGACCGAGTTGATTTCGATGACGGTCCGCGACGCGGCCTTCAGTCCGGTGGCCAACGCCGAGGTGTCGCTGGCACTGACCGCGCCCAACGGCGAGTCGCGGATCCTCGCGCCGGCGTTGTCGAGCCCGCAGCAGGGCCGCTACGGGGTCGCGGCCCGGTTCGACCAGCCGGGGGTCTATCGCCTCGACGCCACCGCCGATCGCGCAGGCATTCGCCTGGGTGCCGCCTCACGCCAGGTGCTGGTCGGCGGCACCGACCTCGAGATGGCGCAGCCCCGGTTGAACGAGGCCGTGCTGCAGCGGCTGGCGGCCGAGACCGCGGGCCACTACCTGCCGGCAGAGCGGGCCGGCGAGTTGGCCGAGTTGCTGCGCGAGTCGCGGGTGGCCGCCGGTACGCCCGAGCAACGCGACCTCTGGCACAATGGCTGGAGCTTTCTCGTGCTGGTCACCCTGCTTGGTGCCGAGTGGCTGCTGCGGCGGCGCGCAGGGATGTCGTAA
- a CDS encoding M28 family peptidase, producing the protein MIRRLTLAWCALVVLAVSGAHGQGAVAFDSTRAWEHLRQQVAIGPRPSGSPGNVKNREYITKTLAAIGLKTVEQAWTATTPLGPIKMVNLIASIPGQRAERIIIASHFDTKLFREFRFVGASDGASSTAALLELARVIKARPTLPFTIELLFLDGEEATGEWVGTDNTYGSRHYVEVARKTGTLKSLRAMILLDMIGDRDLNIRRESNSTPWLTDIVWNVARRLGHQRHFIEESMAVEDDHLPFLKAGVPAIDIIDLDYPAWHTAQDTLDAVSARSLQIVGDVVVAALPEIEARLLKN; encoded by the coding sequence GTGATTCGAAGACTGACTCTTGCCTGGTGCGCCCTGGTGGTGCTCGCCGTCTCCGGCGCGCACGGTCAGGGCGCCGTCGCATTCGACAGCACAAGAGCCTGGGAGCATCTGCGCCAGCAGGTGGCCATCGGCCCGCGGCCGTCCGGGTCGCCGGGTAACGTCAAGAACCGCGAATACATCACCAAGACGCTCGCCGCGATCGGCCTCAAGACCGTCGAACAGGCGTGGACGGCCACGACGCCGCTTGGCCCAATCAAGATGGTCAACCTGATCGCGTCCATCCCCGGCCAGCGGGCCGAGCGCATCATCATTGCCAGCCACTTCGACACCAAGCTGTTCCGGGAGTTCCGGTTCGTCGGCGCCAGCGACGGCGCGTCGAGCACGGCGGCGCTGCTGGAGCTGGCGCGGGTCATCAAGGCGCGGCCGACACTCCCCTTCACCATCGAGCTGCTGTTCCTCGACGGCGAGGAAGCCACCGGCGAGTGGGTGGGCACCGACAACACCTACGGCAGCCGCCACTACGTGGAGGTCGCCCGCAAGACCGGGACGCTGAAGTCGCTGCGGGCGATGATCCTGCTCGACATGATTGGCGACCGCGACCTGAACATCCGCCGCGAGTCGAACTCCACGCCGTGGCTGACCGACATCGTCTGGAACGTGGCGCGCAGGCTCGGCCACCAGCGTCATTTCATCGAGGAATCGATGGCGGTCGAAGACGACCACCTGCCCTTCCTGAAGGCCGGCGTGCCCGCGATCGACATCATCGACCTCGACTACCCGGCCTGGCACACCGCGCAGGACACCCTCGACGCGGTATCGGCGCGCAGCCTGCAGATCGTGGGTGATGTGGTGGTGGCGGCCTTGCCGGAAATCGAAGCGCGACTGCTGAAGAACTGA
- a CDS encoding rhomboid family intramembrane serine protease, with protein MIPLRDVIPSRTRPGVTIGLIGFNLLVFLFQSTLPAPTAEAFLVTFAVVPAYFSLADVFTSMFVHAGLVHLAGNLLFLWIFGDNVEDRLGHGRFAVFYALCGFVAAFTQTALNPDSLIPMVGASGAIAGVMGAYLVLYPHSRVLMLFPFPPILFELPAVFFLGFWFFMQFLNGIGTLPFFQSGEMTGGVAFWAHVAGFACGLILVRLMRRPERMAVDWWDVRTGGQEIRNKTF; from the coding sequence ATGATTCCCCTGCGCGACGTCATCCCTTCTCGCACGCGCCCGGGCGTCACCATCGGCCTCATCGGGTTCAACCTGCTGGTCTTCCTGTTCCAGTCCACCCTCCCCGCACCGACCGCCGAGGCGTTTCTTGTCACGTTCGCGGTCGTGCCGGCGTACTTCTCGCTGGCCGATGTCTTCACGTCGATGTTCGTGCACGCCGGCCTCGTGCACCTCGCCGGCAACCTGCTGTTCCTGTGGATTTTCGGCGACAACGTCGAAGACCGCCTCGGACATGGACGCTTCGCGGTGTTCTACGCGCTGTGCGGCTTTGTGGCGGCGTTCACGCAGACGGCGCTCAATCCCGATTCGCTGATTCCCATGGTCGGCGCCAGCGGGGCGATTGCCGGCGTGATGGGCGCCTACCTGGTGCTCTATCCGCACTCGCGGGTGCTGATGCTGTTCCCGTTCCCGCCCATCCTGTTCGAGCTGCCGGCCGTGTTCTTTCTCGGCTTCTGGTTCTTCATGCAGTTCCTCAACGGCATCGGCACGCTGCCGTTCTTTCAGTCGGGAGAGATGACGGGCGGGGTCGCGTTCTGGGCGCACGTCGCCGGCTTCGCCTGCGGACTAATCCTCGTCCGGCTCATGCGACGGCCCGAGCGGATGGCCGTCGATTGGTGGGATGTCCGAACAGGAGGTCAAGAGATCAGGAATAAGACCTTCTAA
- a CDS encoding DUF58 domain-containing protein produces MAGEARFLDPAVVARLGTIDLKARTIVEGFLTGLHRSPYKGFSVEFAEYRQYLPGDDLATLDWKVYARSDRHFVKKYEEETNLACHLLLDVSASMGYGSRGITKLQYGSYLTGALAYLMNRQRDAFGLIAFDDRIASLVPASARTGHLRAVLLALERLKLGARTDVAKPLHDFAAAVRRRGLVVLVSDLLDDPAQVLEGLKHFRYRGTDVVVFQVLDPDELKFPFEGAARFRDMETAAEVMAVPANVRKDYLERMQAMIAHYQRELSLAGIDYCLLDTSQPLELGLMAYLMTRRRMP; encoded by the coding sequence GTGGCTGGTGAAGCAAGGTTTCTCGACCCGGCGGTCGTCGCGCGGCTCGGCACGATCGACCTGAAGGCGCGGACCATCGTCGAGGGTTTCCTGACCGGGCTGCATCGCAGCCCGTACAAGGGATTCAGCGTCGAGTTCGCCGAGTATCGTCAGTACCTGCCCGGCGACGACCTGGCCACGCTCGACTGGAAGGTCTACGCGCGCTCGGACCGGCACTTCGTCAAGAAGTACGAAGAGGAAACCAACCTCGCCTGCCACCTGCTGCTCGATGTCAGCGCCTCGATGGGCTATGGCTCGCGCGGCATCACAAAACTGCAGTACGGGTCGTACCTCACCGGCGCGCTCGCCTACCTGATGAACCGCCAGCGTGATGCCTTCGGGTTGATCGCGTTTGACGATCGCATTGCCTCGCTGGTGCCGGCCAGCGCGCGCACCGGCCACCTGCGGGCGGTGTTGCTGGCGCTGGAGCGCCTGAAGCTGGGCGCCCGCACCGACGTCGCCAAGCCGCTGCACGACTTCGCCGCGGCGGTGCGCCGTCGCGGACTGGTCGTGCTGGTCTCGGACCTGCTCGATGATCCGGCGCAGGTGCTCGAGGGCCTCAAGCACTTCCGCTACCGTGGCACCGACGTGGTCGTGTTCCAGGTGCTCGATCCCGACGAACTGAAGTTCCCGTTCGAGGGCGCCGCCCGCTTCCGCGACATGGAAACCGCGGCCGAGGTCATGGCCGTGCCGGCCAACGTCCGGAAGGACTACCTCGAGCGGATGCAGGCGATGATCGCGCACTACCAGCGCGAGTTGTCGCTCGCCGGCATCGATTACTGCCTGCTCGACACGTCACAGCCACTCGAACTGGGGTTGATGGCGTACCTGATGACGCGCCGCCGGATGCCGTGA